One segment of Nomia melanderi isolate GNS246 chromosome 10, iyNomMela1, whole genome shotgun sequence DNA contains the following:
- the LOC143174956 gene encoding UDP-glucosyltransferase 2-like: MSSDLPKETLQVFFDVFDKLPYKVVWKYEKEPPIKRDNIFFGKWLPQQSILAHLNVKMFIYQGGLQSTEETVHFSVLS, translated from the exons ATGAGTTCGGACCTGCCGAAAGAGACTCTACAGGTTTTCTTCGACGTGTTCGATAAATTGCCCTACAAAGTTGTGTGGAAGTACGAGAAAGAGCCGCCAATCAAACGTGACAATATCTTTTTCGGAAAATGGCTTCCCCAACAAAGTATTCTTG CACATCTCAATGTTAAGATGTTCATTTATCAAGGAGGTCTGCAGAGTACCGAAGAGACGGTACATTTCTCGGTACTATCATGA
- the LOC116428823 gene encoding uncharacterized protein LOC116428823 → MKFAVSVALFLFCILCVIRQLQSARILAIVPTPSYSHQIPYRPLWLELNKRGHDVVLVTADPIPNLDRKNFTQINVGQSYSDIRKIDFIKMRFDKVNWLTFTEEYLISLTYSFAENVLNNTDMKGLYAPNSNEHFDVVLAELLFSPAVYAIAHRFNAPLIGLSSLGLLTLNEHALGGLVLPSHEYTWEMEANVGTHQPFWKRLQNFINLHRYLYVIYREIFSQQQKLAEKYFEKPLPPLLDMLKNTSLIFVNQADAITPARPKLANMITFTSPHVNEKMTPLPQDLKRFLDQATAGCIYFSLGSNAMSSDMPKETIQVFLDVFDKLPYKVVWKYEKEPPVKRDNIFFGKWLPQQSILAHPNVKMFIYQGGLQSTEEAVHFTVPLLGFPVVADQDYQVLRMEALGVAIRLEITTITREKLEGAILELINNKQYKETMIELKKTVNDNPHDMVKHLAWWTEYVIRHKGAPHFRSTLADQPWYQRCDMDIVVFLTIVAVLVISKTTSIIATLVVRSYKRYRLMSTRGKRKMNYLRRTAMKFTVPGALFLFCVLCVIRQLQSARILAIVPTPSYSHQIPFRPLWLELNKRGHDIVLVTANPIPNLDRKNFTQINVGQSYSEIRKLDFIKSRFDKVDCLTFIRETFLDMAGVLTETLLNNTDLKRLYAPNNNEHFDVVLVEMLFTPAVYAFAHRFNAPMIGLSSLGMTTLNEHALGGLVLPSHEYTWEVEANIGTHQPFWKRLQNFINLYRTMYILYRDLFPQQQKLAEKYFEKPPPSLLDILKNTSLIFVNQADAIIPARPKLANMITFTSFHVNEKLAPLPQDLKRFLDQATEGCIYFSLGSNAMSSDMPKETIQVFLDVFDKLPYKVVWKYEKEPPVKRDNIFFGKWLPQQSILAHPNVKMFIYQGGLQSTEEAVHFTVPLLGLPVLGDQDYQVLRMEALRVAIRLEITTITREDLEGAILELINNKQYKERMIELKKRVNDNPHDMVKHLAWWTEYVIRHKGAPHFRSTLADQPWYQRCDMDIVVFLTIVAVLVISKTTSIIATLVVRSYKRYQLMATTKKRKIN, encoded by the exons ATGAAGTTCGCGGTGTCCGTCGcgcttttcctcttctgcatcCTATGTGTCATCAGGCAGTTGCAGTCTGCCAGGATTCTAGCGATCGTTCCAACACCTTCCTACAGTCATCAGATCCCGTACCGTCCACTGTGGTTAGAACTGAATAAACGAGGGCACGATGTCGTGCTCGTTACTGCGGATCCGATTCCGAACCTGGACCGGAAAAACTTTACGCAGATCAACGTTGGCCAGTCCTACAGTGACATAAGGAAGATCGACTTCATTAAGATGCGATTCGACAAAGTCAACTGGCTGACGTTCACCGAAGAATACTTAATCTCCTTGACCTATTCCTTTGCGGAGAACGTACTGAACAACACGGATATGAAAGGGTTGTATGCGCCTAACAGCAACGAGCATTTCGACGTTGTGCTAGCCGAATTGCTTTTTTCACCCGCTGTGTACGCCATTGCTCACAGATTCAACGCACCGTTGATAG GATTAAGTTCATTAGGGCTGCTTACACTCAATGAACATGCTCTCGGCGGACTTGTATTGCCATCGCACGAATACACCTGGGAAATGGAAGCGAACGTAGGAACGCATCAGCCATTTTGGAAAAGATTACAGAATTTCATAAATCTTCATCGCTATCTGTATGTTATTTAccgtgaaatattttcacaacAACAAAAATTAGCGGAAAAGTACTTCGAGAAGCCACTGCCTCCACTACTCGACATGCTGAAAAACACTAGCCTTATATTTGTCAATCAAGCCGATGCTATAACTCCGGCGCGACCGAAACTGGCAAACATGATCACGTTCACCTCTCCCCACGTCAATGAAAAAATGACACCGTTACCCCAG GATTTGAAACGCTTTTTGGATCAAGCGACTGCAGGATGCATCTACTTCAGCCTCGGCAGCAATGCCATGAGTTCGGACATGCCGAAAGAAACTATACAGGTTTTCCTCGATGTGTTCGATAAATTGCCCTACAAAGTTGTGTGGAAGTACGAGAAAGAGCCGCCAGTTAAACGTGACAATATCTTTTTCGGAAAATGGCTTCCCCAACAAAGTATTCTTG CACATCCCAATGTTAAGATGTTCATTTACCAAGGAGGTCTTCAAAGTACCGAAGAAGCGGTACATTTCACGGTACCGTTATTAGGATTTCCGGTAGTAGCAGATCAGGATTACCAGGTGCTTAGAATGGAAGCCCTTGGGGTCGCAATACGTTTAGAAATCACGACCATCACGAGAGAGAAATTGGAGGGGGCTATTCTAGAACTGATAAATAACAAACA ATACAAGGAAACAATGATCGAACTCAAAAAGACCGTGAACGATAACCCTCACGACATGGTAAAGCATCTAGCGTGGTGGACGGAATACGTGATCCGTCACAAAGGAGCCCCTCATTTTCGATCGACTTTGGCTGATCAACCGTGGTACCAACGCTGCGATATGGACATCGTGGTGTTCCTGACAATCGTAGCCGTTTTAGTAATTTCAAAAACGACCAGTATCATCGCGACACTAGTCGTGCGATCTTACAAACGTTATCGCCTGATGTCCACAAGAGGAAAGCGAAAAATGAATTA TCTGCG ACGTACCGCCATGAAGTTCACAGTGCCCGGTGCGCTTTTCCTCTTCTGCGTCCTATGTGTCATCAGGCAGTTGCAGTCTGCCAGGATTCTAGCTATCGTTCCAACGCCTTCCTACAGTCATCAGATCCCGTTCCGCCCATTATGGTTGGAACTCAATAAACGAGGTCACGACATCGTACTCGTTACTGCGAATCCAATTCCGAACCTGGATCGGAAGAACTTCACGCAGATCAACGTCGGCCAAAGCTACAGCGAGATCAGAAAACTTGACTTCATTAAGTCGCGGTTCGACAAAGTAGACTGCCTGACATTCATCAGAGAAACCTTCCTAGATATGGCCGGTGTTCTCACTGAAACCTTGCTGAACAACACGGATTTGAAACGGTTGTATGCTCCTAACAACAACGAGCATTTCGACGTTGTGCTGGTCGAGATGTTATTCACTCCTGCAGTGTACGCTTTCGCTCACAGGTTCAACGCGCCTATGatag GATTAAGCTCATTAGGGATGACTACACTCAATGAACATGCTCTCGGCGGCCTTGTATTGCCATCGCACGAATACACCTGGGAAGTGGAAGCGAACATAGGAACGCATCAGCCATTTTGGAAAAGATTACAGAATTTCATAAATCTGTATCGTACCATGTATATTTTGTACCGTGACCTATTTCCCCAGCAACAGAAATTAGCAGAAAAGTACTTCGAGAAGCCACCGCCTTCACTACTCGACATACTGAAGAACACCAGCCTTATATTTGTCAATCAAGCCGATGCTATAATTCCAGCTCGACCGAAACTGGCAAACATGATCACCTTTACCTCCTTCCACGTCAATGAAAAACTGGCTCCGTTGCCCCAG GATTTGAAACGCTTCTTGGATCAAGCGACTGAAGGATGCATCTACTTCAGCCTCGGCAGCAACGCCATGAGTTCGGACATGCCGAAAGAAACTATACAGGTTTTCCTCGATGTGTTCGATAAATTGCCCTACAAAGTTGTGTGGAAGTACGAGAAAGAGCCGCCAGTCAAACGAGACAATATCTTTTTCGGAAAATGGCTTCCCCAACAAAGTATTCTTG CACATCCCAATGTGAAGATGTTCATTTACCAAGGAGGTCTGCAGAGTACGGAAGAAGCGGTACATTTCACGGTGCCGTTATTAGGTCTTCCAGTACTTGGGGATCAAGATTACCAAGTGCTTAGAATGGAAGCACTTCGGGTCGCGATACGTTTAGAAATCACGACCATCACAAGAGAAGATTTGGAGGGGGCAATTCTAGAACTGATAAATAACAAACA ATACAAGGAAAGAATGATCGAACTCAAAAAGAGAGTGAACGACAACCCTCACGACATGGTAAAGCATCTAGCGTGGTGGACGGAATACGTGATCCGTCACAAAGGAGCCCCTCATTTTCGATCGACTTTGGCTGATCAACCGTGGTACCAACGCTGCGATATGGACATCGTGGTGTTCCTGACTATCGTAGCCGTTTTAGTAATTTCAAAAACGACCAGTATCATCGCGACACTAGTCGTGCGATCTTACAAACGCTATCAGCTGATGGCAACAACAAAAAAGCGAAAAATTAATTAG